From Pseudomonadota bacterium, one genomic window encodes:
- a CDS encoding LuxR family transcriptional regulator: protein MEDFFRTLSALETVDSIDSLMETMSRLIGNFGFSRFTYVDLWNHSPDKNNTPFFRTTLEQNFVTGYNKENFFSYDPILRQAGITNRPFAWTGCPEFKKAMHQRGSKTKTRKIMEFAHDFGFQDGYIIPVHAVNMNGRKVSALLSFYYAEGIIVEDKKAHFAYGLRMAALLFHEKMLELRKVDSKDPLNIELTDREKDCLLWACRGKTSGETADILSISQRTVEFHFENIIRKLRVNNKIHAISFSVSHGLITP, encoded by the coding sequence ATGGAAGATTTTTTTCGTACGCTTTCTGCGCTGGAAACAGTTGATTCAATTGACTCGCTTATGGAAACCATGTCCCGTTTAATAGGAAATTTTGGCTTCAGCAGATTCACTTATGTTGATCTGTGGAACCATTCTCCGGATAAAAATAATACACCCTTCTTTAGAACTACTTTGGAGCAGAATTTTGTCACGGGCTATAATAAGGAAAACTTTTTTAGCTATGATCCCATACTCAGGCAGGCCGGTATAACAAACCGCCCCTTTGCATGGACCGGGTGTCCGGAATTCAAAAAGGCCATGCACCAGCGGGGATCAAAAACAAAAACCAGAAAAATAATGGAATTTGCGCACGATTTTGGCTTTCAGGACGGATATATAATTCCCGTACATGCGGTTAATATGAACGGCCGTAAGGTTTCTGCGCTTTTGAGCTTCTACTACGCAGAAGGCATAATTGTTGAGGACAAGAAAGCCCATTTTGCATATGGGCTTCGCATGGCTGCCTTGCTTTTCCACGAAAAGATGCTTGAACTTAGAAAAGTAGATTCTAAAGATCCTCTAAATATAGAGCTGACAGATCGTGAAAAAGACTGCCTGCTATGGGCCTGCAGAGGAAAAACCAGCGGAGAAACAGCAGATATCCTCAGCATCAGCCAAAGAACGGTAGAATTTCATTTTGAGAATATTATACGAAAGCTGAGGGTTAACAATAAGATCCATGCCATCTCCTTTTCCGTCAGCCATGGATTAATTACTCCCTGA
- a CDS encoding thermonuclease family protein: MNAWLVRNGWAVAYRQYSQDYVSDEDSAKGAKKGIWQGGI; the protein is encoded by the coding sequence CTGAATGCATGGCTGGTCAGAAATGGCTGGGCTGTTGCTTACCGGCAGTACTCACAGGACTATGTGTCTGACGAGGATTCGGCCAAGGGTGCGAAAAAAGGTATCTGGCAGGGGGGCATTTGA